aattataaaaataacacacattggaaattaaataaaccaacgcctaatttgttcttgggcttgcagaaaccaaaagggagtacgttggctaattgatattttgcggaaaccacaagggagtacgttgattagttaacaacccaaaacctattagctgaaggtctatttaaattctgatcttgaaaaatagtttggatgttattttaattttcagttcaaaagCCTGCTACGGGACTTGTACtttcatatacagggctgctgaatattgaaaatttaaaattaattacttgtgttgtggttgttttgcttgaacaATTAATTTATTGGTTGtgtttgttgtggttgtggattgaattataGAACTTGgtgcttgtgtggattgcctaatcaataagaacaaaagaagtctttaaaggattgtaaaaagtcaagaactttTAAAAAGACTAAggatttttaaataacccaattacccccccccccccccttcttgggactacaccttaggtttcatttggggttaaaatagggttaattttcttaaactcttttaaaacaattttaataattcccttggtgTCCTCGACGGTCATaattcttcccatgtctataaatatggCTTCATTTGCACAACTTAAACTAAGATTAGGaattttattaagaaaaatatcCTTTGAATTTTTGAGAGCCTTTTCTTCATATACTAAGCCAAATACTCGTCATTTTACTATTcctttgcaaaatctttttgagtGAGTATATCTTGAGGGATCCTACAAAACTATAGCTCTCATTGTTTTGATTGTGTGATTGTTTTTCGATTGAGAGTTTAGCCCAAAGTTTTTGCCCTTGAATTAATCAATAAATCCATTGTGTAGGGAAAACTTGgtagcttgtgagtcttagcagttgtattgcaagactcctaagcttgtattgtgatttgtgaagaaaaatattcaCAAGCTTAtactcaaatatctcttatgcataatattttcgaaaataatttttgagatatttgatcattatatttggatatctttgaaaccctacttgtgattgagGTATATTGataaattgtttcaaagatagtttgagaATACACTATTGCACTTGATtgcctattgacattagattgagtgtgatTACACTTCACtggcactgagcttatagttcatatccGTGTgctgtgcattgattgatattggtatatATCTGCTCATTAGAGAAGCATTTAAATTGTACgcaatttcatattgattattgtattctaggtgtggacttgaagagggagacttgccttgtgaAAAGTCTCAAAGTGGTTCAGACTCAGTTAATAGAACTAGGTGCAtgatcctggtaaggtgttgtaaacggtgtcgttccactcgttaagtgagcaataattgtaatcctttggcttgcgagttgaggcggggatataggcagtattagccaaatcccgataacatatcgtgagtctattattattttccagcactttatatttttgcacatgtatgttttatttaatAGATTGTGAATGCtacatatgatttaatttctgcatatcattatttgcgcaattggtatatgattagaaagaccttaggttgtgtattactaataTCTAATTAAACCTAGGATGATGTTTtttaaaactccaattcacccccttggGAATATACTAAttccaataattggtattagagcctcgttgcatagacttaaatgtttttgcaaaagatcgcaatggctcacattggtgtatccccattcgacgAGGGTTAGTCACCTTCTTGCCCTCCTCTATTTTGTGGTTTCAATTACACCTAATGGAAAATCAAAATGAAcattttataaaatctatggactggagggcctggcaggcgattgataaaggaatttgtatactagtagttgaaaatgataatagtttaatgcatgcaaattcacatgccatgaatttactgtattgcgctttagaatctaatattctacttgagattATGAAATGTTCTAGTGCAAAAGAAATCTGAGATGAGGTAGAAAAGAAATATAGAAAGTCCAAATAGAAGGAGATCACTCAtccaaatgctccaagctcatatgatcaggaggaggtaaatcatgggctAGCAATTTCAATAGACacagaggtatatgattcttactctgCCTCATTTACAGATTCGTGAAAtaaagcatgtgatgattctgaTGCTGAATTCTATAATATATtacatgctgaatcatctattaaaTATAATGATAGTTCTGTTAATAATGCATACGATGattcttataaaaaattttgtgatatatcttatgatgaatcatcgaTTGTGTTTGATGATGATACTGTATGCATTAGTTCATAAGATatttatagagataaatcttgtattgaatggacaactagaaaatgattcatttaaaattcataaatctCTAGTTAGAATGTGTTGAactaggtgtaatcccaagagggggggtgaattgggtattttaaaaattctttgaatctatttaccacttaatccctacttgtatatttatcaaccaatcttagggatttataacaaacaaaaatttcaatttaccaatgagttcttattacccaattgattatgtgcaatgttattcaacctacacacgCAATATGAAcgatttaaatgtagtgctgaaagtataaagtaaagggaagagagaagacaaacacagtttctacgaggttcagccaactcagtCTActtccttgccttgagcaaccactcaaggatttcactaaaatctctactccttaaattgggatggagcttcccttacaatcctcagcttacaagaggtacaactccctcctactccgctgccactacaaaaaatcaaggtattagtgacagatcaaatctatcactaatagtcataaattcgtcactaatagtattagtgacgaatttatgagtattagtaatgattttaaattagttactatatctgccgttactaataattattagtgacgaattttgaaatcgtcactaataatatagtattagtgacagattataaccgtcactaaaactctaataccgtcactataaattctacatcggttcggttcaaaatcgtcactaatagtagaatattagtgacgaatttcaaaatcgtcactaatagtatagtattagtgaaggattcaaagagcattagtgatgattttgaaatttgtcactaataccctactattagtgacggttttaaattctttactaatactatactattagtgacgattttgaaattcattactaataccctactattaatgATAGTTTTGAATCCTTCAATAATACTTAAAAtatggacaattattagtgatgattttaaaaccgtcactaataatttttaaattattaattttttaaattattaatttctgtaaaaatgtgtaattacattttcgtgtacataacattaaaccataattactacaaaattcataaattattcaaaattctaattcaaatacaaatacattatgcaaattcaattaaaatacaaaaattccatacattcagataacaaaaaaaacacaaaaaaaaaaaatcaaattcaaatacaaatacattatacaaattaaaattaaaatatacaaattccatttgttcatagaacaaaaaaaataaacaGTAGCTAcatccgactgtagtgcatggcatcgtgctgatgttatgacagctgcaaaccctacaaattaagaattataaaaaaaaatgagtatacaatttttgaacatatacgtatacgtactataagtatcaatgatttgatagcaaaataatcgaaTATTCGgatatagttaaaaaaaaatgatacaattttaaatagctaagttttattAGTTTAGAAAAAAATTGGTAGCACTTcatctataaataggacattttccataaagatatgctccaaacctgggtgtttacaataaacagttcacaataatccaactagtattgaattttatgagtgcacaagagcCTTCATATAATAAgacattaaataatgtaatgtgttcatgcatcccacaaaTAATTTATGTGAGAATATtgttttatggaaaaataaaatgtgatgttcatggtttgCATGGcttccttaggactcaaaaacaactataataattaaataatataaataagtCAATgtttgatagaattttcacttaacatatgcaaaagtaaatttagagatgaagttcaaaattcatttgaacttcactcatcttttcaaaaatgttttaacattcagtacactataatcattctcacaaatatgatACATGGCTTTAATTATTTTCgaaaaaattcaacaaatttcagcagcatgtcatctgtaaatagaacattttccaaacctgaaagtcacaaaagcatgcaattcaaaaGATTTTTGCATTACATATGTCATTTaaattaagacatgcaacaacttTAAAGTATATCTACCAGCAGgtaatacacatcactgcatcagtcatgcaggtggcgttcaaatcaagcatgcagtcctaatgtccattACCAGCATGCAGTTTATAAGATATATCAATCTAGGATGAAGATCAAtcttcttttattattcactcatcctttaaaaaaaaaaaaaattagcatgcattatatcataatcattttagcACATGTTTCATGGACtttgataatttttgaaaaaatataacaaaatttcaACAACATACCCTCTGTAGATAGAACATTTTCCCATCCTGTATATCACAAAAACATGCACCAGATATCCTAGGAGTTTCTACAGCATCCAATTCACAAGAcgttgcatcagccatgcaggtgacaTTTAGATAAAATAGCATGCGCCTTtagatccactaccagcatgcaatacacaatactgcatcagccatgtagttaGCGTTCCATACAAACAGCATGCAATCCAGTAACTCAAAAGCATTTAAATAGAAATGACTATCCATCAGATAATATAAGCATTAAGCAAAAATAGGATAGTAAGAGTTCAATGCAGTGATCAAAAGCTAACTATCCATCAGATGAATTTAATCAATCAGCAATATATGCAGAACTAAGGAAACCTTGCCCCAAGCCTTCTAGCTTTATAACCATATGTGCTTTATATGCAGAGCTACATATACAGCAAGaatattatgaattttttttttgggtcattttTCTGCGTGAACCAATCCCAATATCATTGTCCAAATGGAATTACAGTTCTGAAACACACAAAACCAAAGATTCAATATGGTTCAGTATATCAAACTAGCACAAACAAGCACTACAACCATAACATAGTGATATAAGCCTTATCAGTCATCAGATGGGAAAAAAAATACACCATTCATTGTTTTCAAATATGCTTTTGTTTTGCCCTGAATCCTCTTCCACACACGACATGATTTTTGCATTCCATTCAATAATTACCTAAACCTTTTCGTTAATGTCAACACAGCTACAGACTTATTTAATAGTTAAATAATTATAGGAAATTAGTAGAACTGCCTagattttccataaaaaaattttaatcactAAATGCACATTCTTAAGCTATCCTTTTCCGTCACAATTTATAATATAATTCAGTTTACACCATTGATTCGCTTCACCAACCTAGAGCATCAGGACCACAAAACTCTCAATTGTGAAGGAAACATTCAAAGCCCCATCCTCGCTCAATTGAATATTGACAATTTAGATTTTCATAAAACCATTGAAAACATTCGTAGACAACACCCTAATTTAAGTTTAAAACTATATCCCAAAAGGCACCACCCACTTATTTAAATTTCTCAAATCTTCCTACATGATACAAGGCCTTGCATAGAATGggcaaattcaaaaattcatgaaaaatcaGCCAAACATGGCCTGGCCTCATATCACTAGCATATCCTGCTTACATATTCTCATAGAATACAGCCAAAACACCAAAAAACCTATGACAACAAGACACATACCTTATTAATGGCAAGAATTTGTCCTTTGCTCTTCTTAACTTTCTTCATCTTCCTCAAAAAATACCTAAATACATAGAATGAGAAGGGAACCCCCAATATTAATGTGAATACATAGATAAATCTATAAAAAAACTACATATGTTGGTACTTATGTATGAATGTATTGATCTACCCCATATACATATATCCTATCCTTCAAATGTATCAATCGAGATTCTTCAGATAAAGTAGCACATGTAATTACAAAACAGCAATGCCATTCAAAAATTTGTACTCCTTGCTCTCAGAATGAAAGGACAATCTAACCAACAATCGCATTCCTTCTTAGACAACATATTGGCTTATGAATCAAAACAACATGGAATGcaaa
This genomic stretch from Malania oleifera isolate guangnan ecotype guangnan chromosome 3, ASM2987363v1, whole genome shotgun sequence harbors:
- the LOC131151586 gene encoding large ribosomal subunit protein eL20-like; its protein translation is MFSEIEPCGYSKIIKSCLEFRIRLFADPSTRFENRYFLRKMKKVKKSKGQILAINKKLLGYLVHVFVIYRMGKCSIYRGYVVEILLYFFKNYQSP